In Procambarus clarkii isolate CNS0578487 chromosome 53, FALCON_Pclarkii_2.0, whole genome shotgun sequence, the following proteins share a genomic window:
- the LOC138352465 gene encoding elastin-like, producing the protein MLAHRDGVGLFAAHIDGVGLFAAHIDGVGLFAAHIDGVGLFAAHIDGVGLFAAHIDGVGLFAAHIDGVGLFAAHIDGVGLFAAHIDGVGLFAAHIDGVGLFAAHIDGVGLFAAHIDGVGLFAAHIDGVGLFAAHIDGVGLFVANIDGVGLFAVHIDGVGLFPAHIDGVGLFPAHIDGVGLFAAHIDGVGLFPAHIDGVGLFPAHIDGVGLFAAHIDGVGLFPAHIDGVGLFAAHIDGVGLFAAHIDGVGLFAAHIDGVGLFVANIDGVGLFAAHIDGVGLFAAHIDGVGLFATHIDGVGLFVAHIDGVGLFAAHIDGVGLFVAHIDGVGQHTNRSVAGY; encoded by the coding sequence atgctcgcccACAGAGACGGGGTGGGGCTGTTCGCCGCCCACATAGACGGGGTGGGGCTGTTCGCCGCCCACATAGACGGGGTGGGGCTGTTCGCCGCCCACATAGACGGAGTGGGGCTGTTCGCCGCCCACATAGACGGGGTGGGGCTGTTCGCCGCCCACATAGACGGGGTGGGGCTGTTCGCCGCCCACATAGACGGGGTGGGGCTGTTCGCCGCCCACATAGACGGGGTGGGGCTGTTCGCCGCCCACATAGACGGAGTGGGGCTGTTCGCCGCCCACATAGACGGGGTGGGGCTGTTCGCCGCCCACATAGACGGGGTGGGGCTGTTCGCCGCCCACATAGACGGGGTGGGGCTGTTCGCCGCCCACATAGACGGGGTGGGGCTGTTCGCCGCCCACATAGACGGGGTGGGACTGTTCGTCGCCAACATAGACGGGGTGGGGCTGTTCGCCGTCCACATAGACGGGGTGGGGCTGTTCCCCGCCCACATAGACGGGGTGGGGCTGTTCCCCGCCCACATAGACGGGGTGGGGCTGTTCGCCGCCCACATAGACGGGGTGGGGCTGTTCCCCGCCCACATAGACGGGGTGGGGCTGTTCCCCGCCCACATAGACGGGGTGGGGCTGTTCGCCGCCCACATAGACGGGGTGGGGCTGTTCCCCGCCCACATAGACGGGGTGGGGCTGTTCGCCGCCCACATAGATGGGGTGGGGCTGTTCGCCGCCCACATAGATGGGGTGGGGCTGTTCGCCGCCCACATAGACGGGGTGGGACTGTTCGTCGCCAACATAGACGGGGTGGGGCTGTTCGCCGCCCACATAGACGGAGTGGGGCTGTTCGCCGCCCACATAGACGGGGTGGGGCTATTCGCCACCCACATAGACGGGGTGGGGCTGTTCGTCGCCCACATAGACGGGGTGGGGCTGTTCGCCGCCCACATAGACGGGGTGGGGCTGTTCGTCGCCCACATAGACGGGGTGGGGCAACATACCAATCGTTCCGTCGCCGGTTATTAA